A stretch of Rhododendron vialii isolate Sample 1 chromosome 4a, ASM3025357v1 DNA encodes these proteins:
- the LOC131321741 gene encoding inactive TPR repeat-containing thioredoxin TTL3-like isoform X3, whose protein sequence is MSHSGKQSHEMGLQSGKYVSPHVKKCNGDLKPGDRRSMSSGPPLIYSGQYNTSSSSSSSSGGSSGGAGGATCLTSSVSSPNATLYPTGNICPSGKILKSNMGARTKTRPDKLGSGLANYGHGSIVRNTHLARELGLDWEELKRAGNELYRKGNFVEALLLYDRAIAISPENAACRSNRAAALTMVGRLGEAVAECEEAVRLDPAYGRAHQRLASLYLRLGQVENARHHLFSHTQQPDKAELQKLHLLEKHLNRCADARKNGDWKSALRECDEAMVAGADSSPQFTACKAEAFLKLHKLENADSSLSSITKLEPYPTSCSQTKFFGMLSEAYVLYVQAHVDMAFGRFEKAVAAAEKACLIDFSNIEIAMLLNNVKLVIRARSQGKDLFDSGRFSDACTAYGEGLKYDLSNSVLYCNRAVCWSKLELWDESVEDCNRALKIQPNYTKALLRRAVSNAKLEHWAEAVRDYEILGRKLPGDNEVAESLLRAQVALKRLRLEEFHNANCTGELEEVSSLHRSKAAMSSPAFSSCLDH, encoded by the exons ATGTCACATTCCGGGAAGCAATCACACGAAATGGGTCTCCAGTCTGGTAAATACGTATCTCCACATGTGAAAAAGTGCAATGGTGATTTGAAACCTGGTGATCGGAGATCAATGTCTAGTGGACCCCCACTGATCTACTCCGGCCAGTACAACACTAgcagtagcagcagcagcagcagtggAGGCAGTAGCGGTGGTGCTGGTGGAGCAACTTGCTTAACTTCTTCAGTCTCATCCCCAAACGCCACCTTGTACCCAACTGGCAACATCTGCCCCTCAGGAAAAATACTCAAATCCAACATGGGTGCCCGCACCAAAACCCGACCCGACAAACTGGGTTCGGGCTTGGCCAACTACGGTCACGGAAGCATAGTCAGGAATACCCATTTGGCCAGAGAATTGGGTTTGGATTGGGAGGAGTTGAAAAGGGCAGGGAATGAGTTGTACAGGAAAGGGAATTTTGTGGAGGCATTGTTGTTGTATGATAGGGCTATAGCGATTTCGCCGGAGAATGCGGCGTGCAGGAGTAATAGGGCGGCGGCGCTGACGATGGTGGGGAGGTTGGGGGAGGCGGTGGCAGAGTGCGAGGAGGCTGTGAGGTTGGATCCTGCGTATGGCAGGGCTCATCAGAGATTAGCCTCTCTTTATCTCag GTTAGGACAGGTTGAAAATGCCCGTCATCATCTTTTTTCTCACACGCAACAGCCCGACAAAGCTGAGTTACAGAAACTTCATTTACTGGAAAAGCATCTTAACCGATGTGCAGATGCTCGAAAAAATGGTGATTGGAAGAGTGCACTGAGAGAATGTGATGAAGCCATGGTGGCTGGAGCAGACTCTTCTCCTCAG TTCACAGCATGTAAAGCAGAAGCCTTTCTGAAGCTTCACAAACTTGAAAATGCAGATTCTAGCCTATCAAGCATTACAAAGCTAGAACCTTATCCCACATCCTGCTCCCAAACAAAGTTCTTCGGCATGCTTTCTGAAGCTTATGTGCTCTATGTCCAAGCTCATGTTGACATGGCATTTGGAAG GTTTGAGAAAGCAGTTGCAGCAGCAGAAAAGGCTTGTCTGATTGATTTTAGCAACATTGAAATCGCTATGCTGCTAAACAACGTCAAATTGGTAATAAGAGCTCGATCCCAGGGTAAAGATCTTTTTGATTCAGGGAGATTTTCTGATGCCTGCACAGCTTATGGGGAAGGCCTCAAATATGACTTGTCCAACTCTGTGCTATATTGCAATAGAGCAGTTTGTTGGTCTAAGCTTGAACTATGGGATGAATCTGTTGAAGACTGTAACCGAGCCCTCAAGATCCAACCAAACTACACCAAGGCCCTTCTTAGGAGGGCTGTCTCAAATGCAAAG CTTGAACATTGGGCAGAAGCCGTTAGAGATTATGAGATCTTGGGGAGGAAACTTCCGGGGGATAACGAGGTTGCTGAATCTCTACTCCGAGCGCAAGTTGCATTGAAGAGATTGAGGCTGGAGGAATTTCACAATGCGAATTGCACTGGTGAACTGGAGGAAGTTTCTAGTCTTCATCGTTCTAAAGCTGCAATGTCTTCTCCCG CATTCAGTTCATGCTTGGATCACTGA
- the LOC131321741 gene encoding inactive TPR repeat-containing thioredoxin TTL3-like isoform X2, giving the protein MSHSGKQSHEMGLQSGKYVSPHVKKCNGDLKPGDRRSMSSGPPLIYSGQYNTSSSSSSSSGGSSGGAGGATCLTSSVSSPNATLYPTGNICPSGKILKSNMGARTKTRPDKLGSGLANYGHGSIVRNTHLARELGLDWEELKRAGNELYRKGNFVEALLLYDRAIAISPENAACRSNRAAALTMVGRLGEAVAECEEAVRLDPAYGRAHQRLASLYLRLGQVENARHHLFSHTQQPDKAELQKLHLLEKHLNRCADARKNGDWKSALRECDEAMVAGADSSPQFTACKAEAFLKLHKLENADSSLSSITKLEPYPTSCSQTKFFGMLSEAYVLYVQAHVDMAFGRWWVSCRFEKAVAAAEKACLIDFSNIEIAMLLNNVKLVIRARSQGKDLFDSGRFSDACTAYGEGLKYDLSNSVLYCNRAVCWSKLELWDESVEDCNRALKIQPNYTKALLRRAVSNAKLEHWAEAVRDYEILGRKLPGDNEVAESLLRAQVALKRLRLEEFHNANCTGELEEVSSLHRSKAAMSSPGGCGG; this is encoded by the exons ATGTCACATTCCGGGAAGCAATCACACGAAATGGGTCTCCAGTCTGGTAAATACGTATCTCCACATGTGAAAAAGTGCAATGGTGATTTGAAACCTGGTGATCGGAGATCAATGTCTAGTGGACCCCCACTGATCTACTCCGGCCAGTACAACACTAgcagtagcagcagcagcagcagtggAGGCAGTAGCGGTGGTGCTGGTGGAGCAACTTGCTTAACTTCTTCAGTCTCATCCCCAAACGCCACCTTGTACCCAACTGGCAACATCTGCCCCTCAGGAAAAATACTCAAATCCAACATGGGTGCCCGCACCAAAACCCGACCCGACAAACTGGGTTCGGGCTTGGCCAACTACGGTCACGGAAGCATAGTCAGGAATACCCATTTGGCCAGAGAATTGGGTTTGGATTGGGAGGAGTTGAAAAGGGCAGGGAATGAGTTGTACAGGAAAGGGAATTTTGTGGAGGCATTGTTGTTGTATGATAGGGCTATAGCGATTTCGCCGGAGAATGCGGCGTGCAGGAGTAATAGGGCGGCGGCGCTGACGATGGTGGGGAGGTTGGGGGAGGCGGTGGCAGAGTGCGAGGAGGCTGTGAGGTTGGATCCTGCGTATGGCAGGGCTCATCAGAGATTAGCCTCTCTTTATCTCag GTTAGGACAGGTTGAAAATGCCCGTCATCATCTTTTTTCTCACACGCAACAGCCCGACAAAGCTGAGTTACAGAAACTTCATTTACTGGAAAAGCATCTTAACCGATGTGCAGATGCTCGAAAAAATGGTGATTGGAAGAGTGCACTGAGAGAATGTGATGAAGCCATGGTGGCTGGAGCAGACTCTTCTCCTCAG TTCACAGCATGTAAAGCAGAAGCCTTTCTGAAGCTTCACAAACTTGAAAATGCAGATTCTAGCCTATCAAGCATTACAAAGCTAGAACCTTATCCCACATCCTGCTCCCAAACAAAGTTCTTCGGCATGCTTTCTGAAGCTTATGTGCTCTATGTCCAAGCTCATGTTGACATGGCATTTGGAAG ATGGTGGGTATCTTGCAGGTTTGAGAAAGCAGTTGCAGCAGCAGAAAAGGCTTGTCTGATTGATTTTAGCAACATTGAAATCGCTATGCTGCTAAACAACGTCAAATTGGTAATAAGAGCTCGATCCCAGGGTAAAGATCTTTTTGATTCAGGGAGATTTTCTGATGCCTGCACAGCTTATGGGGAAGGCCTCAAATATGACTTGTCCAACTCTGTGCTATATTGCAATAGAGCAGTTTGTTGGTCTAAGCTTGAACTATGGGATGAATCTGTTGAAGACTGTAACCGAGCCCTCAAGATCCAACCAAACTACACCAAGGCCCTTCTTAGGAGGGCTGTCTCAAATGCAAAG CTTGAACATTGGGCAGAAGCCGTTAGAGATTATGAGATCTTGGGGAGGAAACTTCCGGGGGATAACGAGGTTGCTGAATCTCTACTCCGAGCGCAAGTTGCATTGAAGAGATTGAGGCTGGAGGAATTTCACAATGCGAATTGCACTGGTGAACTGGAGGAAGTTTCTAGTCTTCATCGTTCTAAAGCTGCAATGTCTTCTCCCG GTGGGTGTGGAGGATAG
- the LOC131321742 gene encoding uncharacterized protein LOC131321742 has product MEMQSQSSKPDPIRPKDDKLLSLDDYHSFIDSNKQIHLALKKLTQIIGMHGFVRFQRTKNVTIEAVKSIDLMEPSRSTRNEENVSSNAFMTLEEAISDLKQLNWQECCVTSIQTVNSVNHDLILDTTSAPLAGSKLKLSRKRPRHAVQGDATVRSLGGGSSGRSRSVSSSTGSGRPVDGVCAVEDE; this is encoded by the exons ATGGAAATGCAGAGTCAGAGCTCGAAACCAGATCCGATTAGACCAAAGGACGACAAGCTTCTCTCCCTCGACGATTACCACTCCTTCATTGACAGCAACAAGCAGATCCACCTCGCCCTAAAAAAACTCACtcag ATCATCGGCATGCACGGATTCGTAAGATTCCAGCGTACGAAG AATGTTACAATCGAGGCCGTCAAGTCAATCGACCTAATGGAACCCTCGCGTTCCACACGGAACGAGGAGAACGTTTCTTCTAACGCTTTCATGACTCTGGAGGAGGCGATCAGCGACCTGAAGCAGCTCAATTGGCAAGAATGCTGCGTCACCTCGATCCAAACCGTAAACTCGGTGAACCACGACTTAATCCTCGACACCACCAGTGCTCCGTTGGCAGGATCGAAGCTGAAGTTGTCGAGGAAACGGCCGCGGCATGCAGTACAGGGAGACGCCACCGTTAGGAGTCTCGGCGGCGGCAGCTCTGGAAGATCGCGATCGGTGAGTTCTTCGACGGGGTCAGGGCGGCCGGTCGACGGAGTTTGCGCCGTGGAGGATGAGTGA
- the LOC131321741 gene encoding inactive TPR repeat-containing thioredoxin TTL3-like isoform X4, producing MSHSGKQSHEMGLQSGKYVSPHVKKCNGDLKPGDRRSMSSGPPLIYSGQYNTSSSSSSSSGGSSGGAGGATCLTSSVSSPNATLYPTGNICPSGKILKSNMGARTKTRPDKLGSGLANYGHGSIVRNTHLARELGLDWEELKRAGNELYRKGNFVEALLLYDRAIAISPENAACRSNRAAALTMVGRLGEAVAECEEAVRLDPAYGRAHQRLASLYLRLGQVENARHHLFSHTQQPDKAELQKLHLLEKHLNRCADARKNGDWKSALRECDEAMVAGADSSPQFTACKAEAFLKLHKLENADSSLSSITKLEPYPTSCSQTKFFGMLSEAYVLYVQAHVDMAFGRFEKAVAAAEKACLIDFSNIEIAMLLNNVKLVIRARSQGKDLFDSGRFSDACTAYGEGLKYDLSNSVLYCNRAVCWSKLELWDESVEDCNRALKIQPNYTKALLRRAVSNAKLEHWAEAVRDYEILGRKLPGDNEVAESLLRAQVALKRLRLEEFHNANCTGELEEVSSLHRSKAAMSSPGGCGG from the exons ATGTCACATTCCGGGAAGCAATCACACGAAATGGGTCTCCAGTCTGGTAAATACGTATCTCCACATGTGAAAAAGTGCAATGGTGATTTGAAACCTGGTGATCGGAGATCAATGTCTAGTGGACCCCCACTGATCTACTCCGGCCAGTACAACACTAgcagtagcagcagcagcagcagtggAGGCAGTAGCGGTGGTGCTGGTGGAGCAACTTGCTTAACTTCTTCAGTCTCATCCCCAAACGCCACCTTGTACCCAACTGGCAACATCTGCCCCTCAGGAAAAATACTCAAATCCAACATGGGTGCCCGCACCAAAACCCGACCCGACAAACTGGGTTCGGGCTTGGCCAACTACGGTCACGGAAGCATAGTCAGGAATACCCATTTGGCCAGAGAATTGGGTTTGGATTGGGAGGAGTTGAAAAGGGCAGGGAATGAGTTGTACAGGAAAGGGAATTTTGTGGAGGCATTGTTGTTGTATGATAGGGCTATAGCGATTTCGCCGGAGAATGCGGCGTGCAGGAGTAATAGGGCGGCGGCGCTGACGATGGTGGGGAGGTTGGGGGAGGCGGTGGCAGAGTGCGAGGAGGCTGTGAGGTTGGATCCTGCGTATGGCAGGGCTCATCAGAGATTAGCCTCTCTTTATCTCag GTTAGGACAGGTTGAAAATGCCCGTCATCATCTTTTTTCTCACACGCAACAGCCCGACAAAGCTGAGTTACAGAAACTTCATTTACTGGAAAAGCATCTTAACCGATGTGCAGATGCTCGAAAAAATGGTGATTGGAAGAGTGCACTGAGAGAATGTGATGAAGCCATGGTGGCTGGAGCAGACTCTTCTCCTCAG TTCACAGCATGTAAAGCAGAAGCCTTTCTGAAGCTTCACAAACTTGAAAATGCAGATTCTAGCCTATCAAGCATTACAAAGCTAGAACCTTATCCCACATCCTGCTCCCAAACAAAGTTCTTCGGCATGCTTTCTGAAGCTTATGTGCTCTATGTCCAAGCTCATGTTGACATGGCATTTGGAAG GTTTGAGAAAGCAGTTGCAGCAGCAGAAAAGGCTTGTCTGATTGATTTTAGCAACATTGAAATCGCTATGCTGCTAAACAACGTCAAATTGGTAATAAGAGCTCGATCCCAGGGTAAAGATCTTTTTGATTCAGGGAGATTTTCTGATGCCTGCACAGCTTATGGGGAAGGCCTCAAATATGACTTGTCCAACTCTGTGCTATATTGCAATAGAGCAGTTTGTTGGTCTAAGCTTGAACTATGGGATGAATCTGTTGAAGACTGTAACCGAGCCCTCAAGATCCAACCAAACTACACCAAGGCCCTTCTTAGGAGGGCTGTCTCAAATGCAAAG CTTGAACATTGGGCAGAAGCCGTTAGAGATTATGAGATCTTGGGGAGGAAACTTCCGGGGGATAACGAGGTTGCTGAATCTCTACTCCGAGCGCAAGTTGCATTGAAGAGATTGAGGCTGGAGGAATTTCACAATGCGAATTGCACTGGTGAACTGGAGGAAGTTTCTAGTCTTCATCGTTCTAAAGCTGCAATGTCTTCTCCCG GTGGGTGTGGAGGATAG
- the LOC131321741 gene encoding inactive TPR repeat-containing thioredoxin TTL3-like isoform X1 — translation MSHSGKQSHEMGLQSGKYVSPHVKKCNGDLKPGDRRSMSSGPPLIYSGQYNTSSSSSSSSGGSSGGAGGATCLTSSVSSPNATLYPTGNICPSGKILKSNMGARTKTRPDKLGSGLANYGHGSIVRNTHLARELGLDWEELKRAGNELYRKGNFVEALLLYDRAIAISPENAACRSNRAAALTMVGRLGEAVAECEEAVRLDPAYGRAHQRLASLYLRLGQVENARHHLFSHTQQPDKAELQKLHLLEKHLNRCADARKNGDWKSALRECDEAMVAGADSSPQFTACKAEAFLKLHKLENADSSLSSITKLEPYPTSCSQTKFFGMLSEAYVLYVQAHVDMAFGRWWVSCRFEKAVAAAEKACLIDFSNIEIAMLLNNVKLVIRARSQGKDLFDSGRFSDACTAYGEGLKYDLSNSVLYCNRAVCWSKLELWDESVEDCNRALKIQPNYTKALLRRAVSNAKLEHWAEAVRDYEILGRKLPGDNEVAESLLRAQVALKRLRLEEFHNANCTGELEEVSSLHRSKAAMSSPAFSSCLDH, via the exons ATGTCACATTCCGGGAAGCAATCACACGAAATGGGTCTCCAGTCTGGTAAATACGTATCTCCACATGTGAAAAAGTGCAATGGTGATTTGAAACCTGGTGATCGGAGATCAATGTCTAGTGGACCCCCACTGATCTACTCCGGCCAGTACAACACTAgcagtagcagcagcagcagcagtggAGGCAGTAGCGGTGGTGCTGGTGGAGCAACTTGCTTAACTTCTTCAGTCTCATCCCCAAACGCCACCTTGTACCCAACTGGCAACATCTGCCCCTCAGGAAAAATACTCAAATCCAACATGGGTGCCCGCACCAAAACCCGACCCGACAAACTGGGTTCGGGCTTGGCCAACTACGGTCACGGAAGCATAGTCAGGAATACCCATTTGGCCAGAGAATTGGGTTTGGATTGGGAGGAGTTGAAAAGGGCAGGGAATGAGTTGTACAGGAAAGGGAATTTTGTGGAGGCATTGTTGTTGTATGATAGGGCTATAGCGATTTCGCCGGAGAATGCGGCGTGCAGGAGTAATAGGGCGGCGGCGCTGACGATGGTGGGGAGGTTGGGGGAGGCGGTGGCAGAGTGCGAGGAGGCTGTGAGGTTGGATCCTGCGTATGGCAGGGCTCATCAGAGATTAGCCTCTCTTTATCTCag GTTAGGACAGGTTGAAAATGCCCGTCATCATCTTTTTTCTCACACGCAACAGCCCGACAAAGCTGAGTTACAGAAACTTCATTTACTGGAAAAGCATCTTAACCGATGTGCAGATGCTCGAAAAAATGGTGATTGGAAGAGTGCACTGAGAGAATGTGATGAAGCCATGGTGGCTGGAGCAGACTCTTCTCCTCAG TTCACAGCATGTAAAGCAGAAGCCTTTCTGAAGCTTCACAAACTTGAAAATGCAGATTCTAGCCTATCAAGCATTACAAAGCTAGAACCTTATCCCACATCCTGCTCCCAAACAAAGTTCTTCGGCATGCTTTCTGAAGCTTATGTGCTCTATGTCCAAGCTCATGTTGACATGGCATTTGGAAG ATGGTGGGTATCTTGCAGGTTTGAGAAAGCAGTTGCAGCAGCAGAAAAGGCTTGTCTGATTGATTTTAGCAACATTGAAATCGCTATGCTGCTAAACAACGTCAAATTGGTAATAAGAGCTCGATCCCAGGGTAAAGATCTTTTTGATTCAGGGAGATTTTCTGATGCCTGCACAGCTTATGGGGAAGGCCTCAAATATGACTTGTCCAACTCTGTGCTATATTGCAATAGAGCAGTTTGTTGGTCTAAGCTTGAACTATGGGATGAATCTGTTGAAGACTGTAACCGAGCCCTCAAGATCCAACCAAACTACACCAAGGCCCTTCTTAGGAGGGCTGTCTCAAATGCAAAG CTTGAACATTGGGCAGAAGCCGTTAGAGATTATGAGATCTTGGGGAGGAAACTTCCGGGGGATAACGAGGTTGCTGAATCTCTACTCCGAGCGCAAGTTGCATTGAAGAGATTGAGGCTGGAGGAATTTCACAATGCGAATTGCACTGGTGAACTGGAGGAAGTTTCTAGTCTTCATCGTTCTAAAGCTGCAATGTCTTCTCCCG CATTCAGTTCATGCTTGGATCACTGA
- the LOC131321743 gene encoding beta-amyrin 28-monooxygenase-like: MEAFSLAIAFLVIFFTISFFAFRNASSSVDSNLPPGGSGWPIVGETLDFMVNPEKFVSDRMKKHSPDIFRTNFFGEKIVIICGPNGHKFLFSNEDKHFTAYLPKAMQKLFFSTQVQNSDKVLSNDEMKLPRFMAFFLKPEALVNYVAGMDSIIQKQLKTHLEGKAEVKMYTFCRSITLTLACRFFLGLENPERIAKLVGQFDKVTHGIHNLPLDIPGTALHYAVRAAGMIRKELADVLAEKRARVASGAPTQDVCTSMVVEGMSDEDISEKIMGVLVAGYSTVANTITFFMKFVGERPDVYHKILSEQLEISKSKQAEELLCWGDMQKMKYSWAVVCESMRVIPPVLGTFREAKTDFSYGGFTVPKGWKVFWTVNTTQRNPEYFREPYKFDPSRFMEGDRMPLYTFVPFGGGPRICPGKEYARFVILAFIHNLVKKFKWEVVDPNERVLGGMMPYPEKGLPVRLHPRYD, from the exons ATGGAAGCTTTCTCACTAGCCATAGCTTTTCTTGTTATCTTTTTCACTATCAGCTTCTTTGCTTTCAGAAATGCATCCAGTAGTGTTGATTCAAACCTGCCACCGGGCGGCTCCGGGTGGCCTATTGTGGGCGAAACCCTGGATTTCATGGTAAACCCTGAGAAGTTCGTTAGCGATAGGATGAAGAAACACTCTCCGGACATCTTCAGGACCAATTTTTTCGGAGAAAAGATCGTGATCATATGCGGCCCCAACGGCCACAAGTTCCTCTTCTCCAACGAGGACAAGCACTTCACTGCGTACCTGCCCAAGGCCATGCAAAAGCTCTTCTTCTCCACCCAAGTTCAGAACTCCGATAAGGTTCTGAGCAACGACGAGATGAAGTTGCCGCGGTTCATGGCATTTTTTTTGAAGCCCGAGGCGTTGGTCAATTACGTGGCAG GTATGGACTCCATTATCCAAAAACAGTTGAAGACTCACTTGGAAGGCAAGGCCGAAGTGAAGATGTACACTTTCTGCAGGTCCATAACCTTGACCCTCGCGTGTCGCTTCTTCTTGGGCCTCGAAAACCCAGAACGGATCGCGAAGCTCGTCGGCCAGTTCGACAAAGTGACCCACGGGATTCACAATCTTCCTCTGGACATCCCCGGGACCGCGCTTCACTACGCGGTCAGAGCCGCCGGGATGATTCGCAAGGAGCTTGCAGACGTCTTAGCAGAGAAGAGAGCGCGAGTGGCTTCCGGGGCGCCTACTCAGGATGTGTGTACGTCGATGGTTGTTGAAGGGATGTCGGATGAGGACATCAGTGAGAAGATAATGGGGGTTTTAGTGGCTGGATATAGTACAGTTGCTAACACCATTACTTTCTTCATGAAATTTGTTGGAGAGAGACCTGATGTTTATCACAAGATCTTATCag AGCAATTGGAGATCTCAAAGTCGAAACAAGCTGAAGAACTCCTATGCTGGGGTGacatgcaaaaaatgaagtactcCTGGGCTGTTGTGTGTGAATCAATGAGGGTGATTCCTCCGGTTTTAGGAACTTTCAGAGAGGCCAAAACCGACTTTTCATATGGTGGTTTCACTGTTCCAAAGGGGTGGAAG gtATTTTGGACCGTTAACACGACACAAAGAAACCCTGAGTACTTTCGGGAACCGTATAAATTCGACCCCTCAAGATTCATGGAAGGTGACAGAATGCCACTGTATACTTTTGTGCCATTTGGAGGAGGACCTAGAATCTGTCCTGGGAAAGAATACGCTCGATTCGTGATCCTCGCTTTCATCCACAACTTGGTTAAAAAGTTTAAATGGGAAGTGGTTGACCCTAATGAGAGAGTTTTAGGCGGCATGATGCCATACCCGGAGAAAGGACTTCCAGTTCGACTGCATCCTCGCTACGATTAA